One Halioglobus japonicus DNA segment encodes these proteins:
- a CDS encoding 5-formyltetrahydrofolate cyclo-ligase encodes MSDITATKSELRRQLRAARRALPPATQHHARDRLSHTVTQLPDWHLLQRIGLYLAADGEIDPSLLAEQLLTEGKQVYLPVIQDDKTLQFGRWQGSADELIANRYGISEPRPESTRAATATLDCICLPLVAWSETGKRLGMGGGYYDRTLADLSGPLRVGLGYEMQREDALPGDAWDVDLDFVATEAALYRCRT; translated from the coding sequence ATGTCAGACATTACTGCCACCAAGTCAGAACTACGTCGCCAGCTGCGGGCGGCACGGCGAGCCCTCCCTCCCGCCACACAACACCATGCCCGCGATCGACTCTCCCACACGGTGACACAGTTGCCCGACTGGCATTTACTGCAACGCATTGGTCTTTATCTCGCCGCAGACGGTGAAATTGACCCTTCGCTACTGGCGGAGCAACTGCTGACAGAGGGAAAGCAGGTGTATCTTCCCGTCATCCAGGACGACAAGACGCTGCAGTTTGGTCGCTGGCAGGGCAGTGCCGATGAGCTGATTGCCAATCGATACGGCATTTCAGAACCACGCCCGGAGAGCACCCGGGCCGCGACGGCAACACTGGACTGTATTTGCCTGCCCCTGGTGGCTTGGAGTGAAACGGGCAAGCGGCTGGGCATGGGTGGCGGCTACTACGACAGGACCCTGGCGGATTTGTCAGGGCCATTGCGGGTAGGATTGGGGTACGAAATGCAGCGCGAGGATGCGCTACCAGGGGATGCCTGGGACGTCGATCTGGATTTTGTCGCCACCGAGGCGGCACTGTACCGCTGCCGAACTTAG
- a CDS encoding cell division protein ZapA, with amino-acid sequence MNQPHTVTVKILDKDYQVACPEEQEAELVVSAKYLDKQMRSIRETGKVIGLERIAVMAALNISYELLQASEGGEGKLAIAPEPAPGAVDSINRKLDDALYQLRQLEIG; translated from the coding sequence GTGAACCAACCGCACACCGTCACGGTGAAAATTCTCGATAAAGATTACCAGGTCGCCTGCCCGGAAGAGCAGGAAGCAGAACTGGTAGTCTCTGCCAAATACCTCGACAAGCAAATGCGCAGTATCCGCGAGACCGGCAAGGTCATCGGCCTTGAGCGCATTGCCGTCATGGCGGCGCTGAATATCAGCTATGAGCTGCTGCAGGCCTCCGAGGGTGGCGAAGGCAAGCTGGCCATTGCTCCAGAACCCGCGCCGGGCGCGGTCGACAGCATCAATCGCAAGCTCGATGATGCACTTTACCAGCTTCGCCAGCTGGAAATTGGCTGA
- a CDS encoding TIGR02449 family protein: MADKQLQALEQKIDQLIELCKELNRENQVLKAENAGWQAERQDLIDKNELARSKVEAMINRLRTME, translated from the coding sequence ATGGCGGACAAGCAACTGCAGGCTCTGGAACAGAAAATCGACCAGTTGATCGAGCTGTGCAAGGAGCTGAACCGTGAAAATCAGGTGCTCAAGGCAGAGAATGCCGGCTGGCAGGCGGAACGCCAGGACCTGATCGATAAGAACGAGCTCGCTCGCTCCAAGGTAGAAGCCATGATCAATCGTCTGCGGACTATGGAGTAA
- a CDS encoding UPF0149 family protein — protein MFDDHDSANFVFDFDEVANHLLEQGLDSSPSQLHGCLCGVLAAGAPAQAEAGLALLQQALDINLHGELAGQILQLYMVSAAALEDEEFDFHPLLPDDEVEIDSRTGELARWCQGFLAGFAQVNQRQVSQDSSEILSDMGAIAEASVDEDADEEESEGSYTEIVEYLRFAVLNLFMDSRADGTRADEPQVH, from the coding sequence ATGTTCGACGATCACGACTCCGCCAATTTTGTCTTCGATTTCGACGAAGTGGCCAACCATCTGCTTGAACAGGGCCTCGACAGCTCTCCGTCGCAATTGCACGGTTGCCTGTGCGGCGTGCTGGCCGCCGGTGCGCCGGCTCAGGCGGAGGCAGGTCTGGCGCTGCTGCAGCAGGCGCTTGATATCAATTTGCACGGTGAACTGGCCGGGCAGATTCTGCAGCTGTACATGGTCAGTGCCGCTGCGCTGGAGGACGAGGAATTCGATTTTCACCCCTTGCTGCCCGATGATGAAGTGGAAATCGACTCGCGCACCGGTGAGCTGGCGCGTTGGTGCCAGGGCTTTCTCGCAGGCTTCGCTCAGGTCAATCAACGCCAGGTGAGCCAGGACAGCAGCGAGATCCTCAGTGACATGGGCGCCATCGCCGAAGCCTCGGTGGATGAAGATGCCGATGAAGAAGAGAGTGAGGGCAGTTACACGGAGATCGTTGAGTATCTGCGATTTGCGGTGCTCAACCTATTTATGGACAGTCGTGCCGACGGCACCAGGGCTGACGAACCCCAGGTGCACTGA
- the pepP gene encoding Xaa-Pro aminopeptidase: protein MKITNSEYRRRRRKLMDLMEPNSIAIIPSARQQLRSRDTEFHFRQDSDFYYLSGFQEPESVLVLIPGREHGEYVMFCPERDPQAELWHGQRAGPDGLCSRFGADDAFPIGDIDDILPGLIEGRERVYYSMGRSSRFDQHIMDWVNTIRSKESSGAVPPGEFTDLDHMLHDLRLIKSAAEQRIMRRAGEITAAAHRRIMQFCQPGQYEYELEGELHHEFVRGGARYPAYLSIVGSGRNACTLHYVDNSAKMRDGDLVLVDAGCELESYAADVSRTFPVGGTFSPEQRALYEVVLAGHAAAIAQVRAGNHFNQSHDASVLAITEGLVQLGLLEGEVDALIESQAYRAFYMHKVGHWLGLDVHDVGDYRVGEEWRVLEPGMVMTIEPGIYVAPDNTAVAKKWRGIGIRIEDNVLVTTDGCDILTDAVPRTVDDIEALMAA, encoded by the coding sequence ATGAAAATTACCAACAGTGAGTATCGGCGCCGGCGCCGCAAACTCATGGATTTGATGGAGCCCAACAGCATTGCCATCATTCCATCGGCCCGCCAGCAACTGCGTAGCCGCGACACCGAATTTCACTTTCGCCAGGACAGCGACTTCTACTACTTGTCGGGTTTTCAGGAGCCGGAATCCGTGCTGGTACTGATTCCCGGGCGCGAGCACGGCGAGTACGTGATGTTCTGCCCCGAGCGCGACCCCCAGGCGGAACTGTGGCACGGCCAGCGCGCCGGGCCGGATGGGTTGTGCAGCCGCTTCGGCGCCGATGATGCGTTTCCCATCGGCGATATCGATGACATTCTGCCGGGCCTGATTGAGGGCCGCGAGCGAGTTTACTACTCCATGGGCCGCAGCTCGCGCTTCGATCAGCACATAATGGACTGGGTAAATACCATCCGCTCCAAGGAATCCAGCGGCGCGGTACCGCCGGGGGAGTTCACCGATCTGGACCACATGCTGCACGACTTGCGCTTGATCAAGAGCGCGGCGGAACAGCGCATTATGCGGCGCGCCGGTGAGATTACTGCGGCGGCTCATCGCCGCATTATGCAGTTTTGCCAGCCTGGCCAGTACGAATATGAGCTCGAGGGCGAGCTCCACCATGAATTTGTTCGCGGCGGCGCGCGCTATCCCGCCTACCTCAGCATCGTTGGCAGCGGTCGCAATGCCTGCACGCTACACTACGTGGACAACAGCGCGAAAATGCGCGATGGGGATCTGGTGCTGGTGGATGCCGGCTGCGAGCTGGAGTCCTACGCCGCCGATGTCAGTCGCACTTTCCCGGTGGGCGGCACCTTCTCACCGGAGCAGCGCGCCTTGTATGAGGTGGTGCTCGCCGGTCACGCCGCGGCCATTGCCCAGGTGCGCGCGGGCAATCACTTCAATCAATCCCACGACGCCAGCGTGCTCGCAATAACGGAGGGGCTGGTGCAGCTGGGTTTGCTCGAGGGCGAAGTGGATGCCCTGATCGAGTCACAGGCCTACCGGGCCTTTTACATGCACAAGGTGGGTCACTGGCTTGGCCTTGATGTACACGATGTCGGCGACTACCGCGTTGGTGAAGAGTGGCGGGTGCTTGAGCCCGGTATGGTTATGACCATTGAACCCGGCATTTATGTGGCGCCGGACAACACCGCCGTCGCGAAAAAATGGCGCGGCATCGGTATTCGTATAGAGGATAATGTCCTGGTGACCACAGACGGTTGTGACATTCTCACCGACGCGGTACCCCGTACCGTCGACGACATTGAAGCCCTGATGGCGGCCTGA
- the ubiH gene encoding 2-octaprenyl-6-methoxyphenyl hydroxylase produces the protein MTERRDIVIAGGGMVGISLALHLAHSLPPAIRICLIEGFPFPEPRPDHRPAYHPSFDARSTALSYSSRLIYEQMGVWSGLTEYLCPIDTIHVSSKGRFGSTVMDATEHGWEALGYVVENAWLGNALIQALYSQGRVEVLSPCKVIEAQSSAAGVTLTLEGGLQEMLETALLVVADGAASGLRESLGVWASEKSYGQQALVANVATTQPHGGRAFERFTSLGPLALLPLPPIPDAANRSALVWTVTPEEGETLLACSDEAFLASLQERFGYRLGRLTRVGERHSYPLSLVHCREQVRQGVVVMGNAAHALHPVAGQGYNLALRDVAELTRVLNGAVEAGESPGSLAVLQAYERRQQRDQQRTMEFSDRLPSLFMEGDPLLGLVRDLGLSGLDVLPALKRAFVNQAAGVAAMGEA, from the coding sequence ATGACCGAACGACGCGACATTGTGATTGCCGGTGGCGGTATGGTCGGTATCAGCCTGGCCCTGCATCTGGCGCACTCACTGCCGCCGGCGATCCGCATCTGCCTTATCGAGGGGTTCCCGTTTCCAGAGCCCCGACCCGACCATCGGCCGGCTTATCATCCGTCATTCGATGCTCGCTCCACGGCCTTGAGCTACAGTTCGCGGCTGATCTACGAGCAAATGGGTGTGTGGTCCGGTCTGACCGAATATCTGTGCCCCATAGACACCATCCATGTCTCCAGCAAGGGGCGTTTTGGCAGTACTGTCATGGACGCTACGGAGCACGGCTGGGAAGCCTTGGGCTACGTGGTGGAAAATGCCTGGCTGGGCAATGCGCTGATCCAGGCTCTCTATTCACAGGGGCGGGTGGAAGTTCTTAGTCCCTGCAAAGTAATCGAAGCGCAATCCTCTGCAGCGGGCGTGACACTGACCCTGGAGGGTGGTCTGCAAGAGATGCTGGAGACGGCGCTGTTGGTGGTGGCCGATGGCGCCGCGTCGGGCCTGCGTGAATCGCTGGGAGTGTGGGCCAGTGAAAAATCCTATGGCCAGCAGGCGCTGGTGGCGAATGTCGCCACGACGCAGCCTCACGGTGGCCGCGCGTTTGAACGGTTTACCTCGCTGGGCCCGTTGGCGTTGTTGCCACTGCCGCCCATCCCGGACGCGGCTAACCGCAGTGCCCTGGTGTGGACCGTCACGCCCGAGGAAGGTGAAACGTTACTGGCCTGCAGTGACGAGGCGTTTCTGGCCAGCCTGCAGGAGCGATTTGGTTATCGACTTGGGCGCTTGACCCGGGTGGGCGAACGCCATAGCTATCCCTTGTCGCTGGTGCATTGCCGCGAGCAGGTGCGTCAGGGCGTTGTGGTGATGGGTAACGCCGCCCACGCCTTGCATCCAGTGGCCGGCCAGGGATACAACCTGGCCCTGCGCGATGTCGCCGAGCTGACCCGGGTGCTCAACGGCGCGGTAGAGGCGGGCGAGAGTCCCGGCTCACTGGCGGTGCTGCAGGCCTATGAACGGCGCCAGCAGCGTGACCAGCAGCGCACCATGGAGTTCAGCGATCGTTTGCCCTCCCTGTTTATGGAGGGCGATCCCTTGCTGGGTCTGGTGCGCGATCTGGGCCTGTCGGGCCTGGATGTGCTGCCCGCGCTAAAGCGTGCCTTCGTTAATCAGGCGGCGGGCGTCGCTGCGATGGGTGAGGCCTGA
- a CDS encoding UbiH/UbiF/VisC/COQ6 family ubiquinone biosynthesis hydroxylase, with translation MNAQHYDVVIVGAGIAGSAMALALSGSGYRIALIEPQPLARRDLPVDAGVHNFDARVSALTPHSVRFLESLDAWAGVVGYRSCAYRHMTVWDAEGTGRIEFDAAELDVPALGHIVENRAIVDALLAKLHEAPDIHCLSPERVEACERLHDGRMSVRLESGAELEVELVVGADGAMSRIRELMAYTTREWDYGHRAIVATVALAESHQDTAWQRFLPTGPLALLPLPDGDDQHLCSIVWSLEEDLVDPLLALDDDAFCQELSAAFEQQLGGITAVSARFAFPLRQRHAVDYVQPGVALVADAAHTIHPLAGQGINLGLLDVEALAKELLRARAAGLSPGAEVVLARYQRQRKGENLLMMSAMDGFKRLFGERALPVRWLRNAGMRSVGAMAPLKRRLMRHAMGIGP, from the coding sequence ATGAACGCCCAGCATTATGACGTGGTGATTGTCGGCGCAGGTATCGCCGGGTCCGCCATGGCCCTGGCCCTGTCCGGCAGTGGCTATCGAATTGCCCTGATCGAGCCGCAGCCTTTGGCTCGCCGCGATCTGCCCGTGGACGCAGGCGTTCACAATTTCGATGCGCGGGTCAGTGCGTTGACGCCCCACTCGGTCCGGTTTCTGGAAAGTCTCGACGCCTGGGCGGGTGTCGTCGGGTATCGCAGCTGCGCCTATCGGCATATGACAGTGTGGGATGCGGAGGGCACGGGTCGTATCGAGTTTGATGCGGCGGAGCTGGACGTCCCGGCGCTGGGGCATATTGTCGAGAATCGCGCCATTGTCGACGCACTCCTGGCAAAGCTGCACGAGGCACCGGATATTCACTGTTTAAGCCCCGAGCGGGTCGAGGCCTGCGAGCGGCTGCACGACGGCCGCATGTCGGTGCGGCTGGAGAGCGGTGCTGAGTTGGAGGTGGAACTGGTAGTGGGGGCCGATGGGGCGATGTCGCGGATTCGCGAACTCATGGCCTATACCACGCGCGAATGGGATTACGGTCACCGCGCCATTGTCGCGACAGTGGCGCTTGCCGAGAGTCATCAGGATACGGCCTGGCAGCGTTTCCTGCCGACCGGGCCACTGGCGCTGCTGCCTCTGCCCGATGGGGACGATCAGCACCTGTGCTCTATTGTCTGGTCGCTTGAGGAAGATCTGGTCGATCCGCTGCTGGCGTTGGACGACGACGCCTTCTGTCAGGAATTGAGCGCGGCGTTTGAGCAACAGCTCGGTGGCATTACCGCCGTGTCGGCTCGCTTCGCCTTCCCGCTGCGCCAGCGTCACGCTGTCGACTATGTGCAGCCGGGTGTCGCGCTGGTGGCGGATGCAGCGCACACGATACATCCGCTGGCAGGGCAGGGCATTAATCTCGGATTACTGGACGTCGAAGCACTGGCCAAAGAGTTGCTGCGCGCCCGTGCTGCAGGCCTTTCTCCCGGCGCCGAGGTGGTGCTGGCCCGCTATCAGCGCCAGCGCAAAGGCGAAAACCTGCTGATGATGAGCGCCATGGATGGTTTTAAGCGTTTATTTGGCGAGCGCGCCCTGCCGGTGCGCTGGTTGCGCAACGCGGGCATGCGGTCGGTGGGGGCAATGGCTCCGCTCAAGCGTCGCCTGATGCGCCACGCCATGGGCATCGGGCCCTGA
- the gcvH gene encoding glycine cleavage system protein GcvH yields MSQTPAELKYAASHEWARLEEDGTVTVGVSDHAQEALGDVVFVELPEVGVTLAAGDEAGVVESVKAASDIYAPVAGEVIAVNDQLEDEPETVNGDPYNDGWFFKLQPADTSELEALLSADDYQAKCDEED; encoded by the coding sequence ATGAGCCAGACTCCCGCCGAATTGAAATACGCCGCCAGCCACGAGTGGGCCCGGCTTGAAGAAGACGGCACAGTGACCGTTGGTGTATCCGATCATGCCCAGGAAGCACTGGGAGACGTGGTTTTCGTCGAATTGCCCGAAGTGGGCGTTACCCTGGCTGCCGGCGATGAGGCCGGTGTGGTGGAATCCGTAAAGGCCGCCTCCGACATTTATGCGCCTGTCGCTGGTGAGGTGATCGCTGTGAACGATCAGCTGGAAGACGAGCCTGAGACCGTTAACGGCGATCCCTACAACGATGGCTGGTTTTTCAAGCTGCAACCTGCTGATACCAGCGAGCTGGAGGCACTGCTAAGTGCCGATGACTATCAGGCCAAGTGCGACGAGGAAGACTGA